The Falsibacillus pallidus nucleotide sequence TCGGCAAGATCAAAAGAATAAGAAAAATGAACCCTGAAATAGCGGATCTGAATTAATAAATGATTCAAATTGTCCTTTTATCGATAATAAAGAGGCAAAATCATCCTGAAAGGGAACAAATGAAGTGAAAAACGGGGGAAATCATCGGGAATTCGCCCGCGCTAATTGTTCTATGCGCGAGAAAGGCCTGTCTATGAACCATTCAGGCTCCCTTATGCGCGGAACCACCCTTCCTTTGCGCCGGCCAGTAAGGTTTATGCGCCTAAATCCCTTTCTTATGCGCCAGCCCTCATTTTTGCCCCCATGAACATCTCGATTGAGCGCTCAGTCGACGCCACCAAACCCAAAACCCAAAACCCTTAAATTTGCCATGCTATCCCCTGGGGTATTCGGCAAAATCAAAAAAAGGAATCAATCAATAATGTAAAAACCGCAGCCCAATAAGCTGCGGTCCTAGACCCCTCAATCATTTTCCATTCTAATTTCTCTATTATTTCTTCCGCCCAATATAAAGCAAATGAGAAGATACCCCTAAAGTGTATGGATTCCCAGCCTGCTCTATCAATAGCTGTATCAATTTATCGTATTCTCCTTTTTCTTTCCAATAATTTAGTTCATCCTGAGTAAGGATGGAGGCGATATTTGAGCCGATCAGCTCCAAGGTTTCGAATCCGTTCTCTTCCATAAACGGTTCAATTTCATCTATGTTGAAGTAGTAGGCTCCGGTAAATCTTCCTTCATCCTGATGGTTAAAGACACCCGTTTCGGCGAAATGATTGATGACATCCATTTCGTTGTTTGGGGGCCAAACATCCGGCCTCATTAAGGAGTTGAAAATATGTTTGATCCGCGGCATAAATGCTACGAACACCAGTCCATTTTTCTTGGTGACGCGATGGAGCTCGCTGATGGCAGCTTTCCGATCTGATTCTTCTTGAAGATGGTACATCGGGCCAAGCATTAGGGATGCATCAAATGTTTCTGATTTTAAAGGCTCGAGCCAACGGGCATCAAGGGAATGGAAGCCAGAGAAGTTGTTGAGAAGCTGAAACTCTTCAGCTTTTTGTTTAGCCTTGTCTACCAGGCTTGGGGTCAAGTCGGAAAGAGTCATCTGGTACCCGTCTTGCGCTAGTTTGATCGAGTATTTTCCTGGTCCGGCGCCGTTGTCTAATACTTCACCTGAGGTGGGAAGGTATTTTTTTATAAAATGCCAATTGACCTGAAATTCGATTGGTTCCCGATCCAAACGCCCCCATTCATCGAATTGGTTATAGTAGCTGATAATAGTATTCATCACATGGCTCCTCGCAATTGTTTTATCTACTATTCGACAAATTAGAAGATTATTCCTTTATGGTTAGCTATCGATGCCAAAATCCCAACCCCGCAAAACCAAAATACAATGTTTGAAAACCCTCATAATAGTAAAAACCAATAATAGACAATAATTTGGATGTGAACCATGTCGAATTTTGGTGTACAATGGTTCGTATTAGAGTGGCAAATGACAGCTTGTTCCATACAAGATGATTTGTTCAGCGTTGAAAGGAGGAAGAAGAGTGCTTGATAACAGCTTTGTCATGGTTGCGATTATTTTAATTATTAATATTGTTTATGTATCATTTTTTACGATCAGAATGATTCTGACGCTTAAGGGATACCGGTATATCGCTGCTTTTGTCAGTATGATCGAGGTGGTCATTTATGTGGTCGGCCTTGGCCTGGTCCTCGATAATTTAAATCAGATCCAGAATTTGATTGCCTATGCAGTGGGCTACGGAATCGGGGTCATCGTTGGAATGAAGATTGAAGAGAAGCTTGCTCTTGGCTATATTACTGTCAATGTCATTACGAAAGAGTATGATAAGGATTTGCCGAAGACATTGAGGGAAAAGGGATATGGCGTGACGAACTGGGCTGCGAATGGCCTGGAAGGGGAGCGGATGGCTCTGCAGATTTTGACGCCAAGACGTCATGAGCTGCAGTTATATCATACGATTAAGGATTTGGACCCGAAAGCATTTATTATTGCCTATGAACCGAAGACCATTTATGGCGGCTTCTGGGTGAAGGCGGTAAAGAGAGGGAAGCTGCAGACATGAGTAATTCGAAAAAAGTGTTTGAAGTTCAGGAAACGGAAACGATTGGGGACTGCTTGGACCGGATGAAAAAAGAAGGCTACATGCCAGTACGCCGGATGGAAAAGCCTGTGTTCAAAGAAGTAAAGGAAAATGGCCAGGTGAATTATGTTCCTGCAGGACAAAAGATTGTGTTTGAAGGGAAATTGTTGGTCTAAACACGAACATTCGGTTTGTTTGAAGTTTTATTGTTCGAATTTTGTTGACATCTTGAAAGCCCTTCGTTAATATAAGGGTATAGATAGCTTAATAGAACCTCATATAATCGCGGGGATATGGCCTGCAAGTTTCTACCCGGTTACCGTAAATGACTGGACTATGAGGGAGAGTTGACCTTTTGGATAATAATCAAGAGGGTATTCCCATGCGTCATTTAACCCTTTATTTATCCCCAGATTCTTCTTTCTCTCATAGTGGAGAAGTGTATCTGGGGTTTTTTATTTGTTAAAAAATGGAGGCGTTGAATATGAAACCACTTGTTGGAGTCATCATGGGAAGTGTTTCGGACTGGGAAACGATGAAGCATGCATGCGATGTACTGGAAGAACTCAATATTCCATTTGAGAAAAAAGTTGTTTCGGCCCATCGGACGCCAGATTTAATGTTTGAATATGCAGAGGAAGCTAGAAGCAGAGGATTGAAAGTCATCATTGCAGGTGCTGGCGGTGCAGCCCACTTGCCGGGGATGGTTGCAGCAAAGACCACGCTGCCTGTCATCGGGGTTCCGGTTCAATCAAAAGCATTGAACGGACTTGATTCTCTTCTGTCGATTGTCCAGATGCCCGGGGGAGTGCCGGTAGCCGCTACAGCCATTGGAAAAGCAGGGGCTGTCAATGCGGGGCTGCTTGCAGGACAGATCCTTTCCATCGAAGACGAAGGGATTGCAGACAGGCTGGAACAAAGAAGGCAGGAGACCAGACGACAAGTAATGGAAAGTGGTGATCAGCTTGGATAAACGTGTTATTATGCCAGGATCGACCATCGGAATTATCGGGGGAGGGCAATTAGGCAGAATGATGGCCCTTGCTGCTAAAGAAGCCGGATTTCGAATTGCTGTATTGGATCCTGCTGATGACTGCCCGGCTGCCCAATCTGCAGACCATCATTTAAAAGCGGACTACGATGATGAAATCGCGCTTCGGACGCTCGGCAGATGCTGCGATGTGGTTACATATGAATTTGAGAATATAGATTATGAAGCACTGAAGGACCTTTCAAAGAATGCTTATGTTCCCCAGGGGGCAGAACTCATCAAGATTACGCAGGACAGGATTTTGGAGAAAGCGGCGCTGGTTGAGTCCGGTGTAGAAGTGGCACCTTATGCGGTTGTTCGATCCCCTGAAGAACTTTTTGAAGCAGTCAGGAAAATCGGATTTCCTTCAGTGTTGAAGACTTCCCGCGGGGGTTATGATGGAAAAGGCCAGTATGTCTTAAAGGGCGTGGATGATATTAATGAGGCATCGGCGCTTTTGGACCACGGACCATGTGTACTTGAAAGCTGGGTGCCGTTTGAGAAGGAAGTGTCCGTGATCGCCGTCAGGAACCCGAGTGGGGAAACAGCCTTTTTCCCAATTGGGGAGAATATCCACAAACAAAATATCCTTCACCAGACGATCGTACCGGCGAGGGTGGACAGCTTGATTGAGCAGAAGGCAATATCCACCGCCACTAAGGTTGTGGAATATCTTGAACTTGTCGGGACGCTTGCCATTGAAATGTTCGTTACTCAGGAAGGAGAGGTGCTCGTCAATGAATTGGCGCCACGGCCGCACAATTCAGGGCACTATTCCATCGAAGCGTGCAGCATCTCACAGTTCGGACAGCATATAAGGGCGGTGTGCAACTGGCCGCTTTCAAACCCGAAGTTATTGAAACCATCTGTAATGGTCAACCTATTAGGAAAGCATCTCGATAAAGTAAATGAAGAATTTTTAAAGCAGCCGGAATGGTCCATCCACCTTTATGGGAAAGGGGAGCCGAAGCCTCTGCGCAAAATGGGGCATGTCACCATTTTGACGGAAAGCCTGGAGGAGTCGCTTGCACAACTTAACCAAAACCCGGTTTGGACAGAAGCTGCCGAATAGAACGGAGGAATCGCATTATGATCGAACGTTATACAAGACCTGAAATGGGTGCGATATGGACAGAAGAAAATAGATTCAACGCATGGCTCGAAGTAGAAATTTTAGCTTGCGAAGCTTGGGCAGAACTCGGTGATATCCCGAAGGAAGATGTGAAAAAGATCAGAGAAAATGCATCTTTTAACGTGGATCGAATCAAGGAAATCGAAGAAGAGACCCGCCACGATGTCGTAGCATTCACACGCGCCGTTTCTGAAACGCTTGGGGAAGAGCGCAAATGGGTCCACTACGGACTGACTTCCACTGATGTAGTGGATACAGCACTTTCCTACCTTGTGAAACAGGCGAACAACATTTTGCTGAATGACTTAGAGCGATTTGTAGAAATTTTAAAAAACAAAGCCATCGAACATAAGCATACGGTCATGATGGGCCGGACGCACGGTGTTCATGCAGAGCCGACGACATTCGGATTGAAGCTTGCCCTTTGGTACGAAGAGATGAAGCGGAACCTGGAGCGCTTCAAGCAGGCAGCGGAAGGCATCGAGTTCGGGAAAATCTCCGGTGCTGTCGGGACATACGCCAACATCAAACCATTTGTTGAGCAGTATGTATGTGAAAAGCTTGGACTTAAGCCTGCGCCGGTTTCCACACAGACGCTGCAGCGCGACCGCCATGCGCATTACATGAGTACACTCGCATTGATTGCGACGTCTATTGAAAAATTCGCAGTTGAAATCCGCGGACTGCAAAAAAGTGAAACACGTGAAGTGGAAGAGTTCTTCGCGAAAGGACAGAAAGGTTCATCTGCTATGCCGCATAAGCGAAACCCAATCGGGTCTGAGAATATGACTGGGCTTGCCCGCGTGATCAGAGGCTACATGATGACGGCTTATGAGAATGTTCCACTATGGCATGAAAGGGATATCTCTCATTCATCTGCTGAAAGAATCATCTTGCCTGACGCAACAATCGCACTGAATTATATGCTCAACCGCTTCGGCAATATCGTGAAGAATTTGACGGTATTCCCTGAAAATATGAAGCGCAATATGGACCGCACCCTTGGTTTGATCTACTCGCAGCGCGTCCTGCTTGCGTTGATCGATAAAGGGATGGCCCGCGAAGAAGCGTATGATACCGTCCAGCCGAAAGCGATGGAGGCTTGGGAACAGCAAGTTCCTTTCCGCCAGCTGATCGAGGCAGATGAAGTGATCACGTCGAAACTGTCGCCTGCTGAAATAGAGGACTGCTTCGACTATAACTATCATTTGAAGCATGTCGATACCATCTTCGACCGCATCGGACTGTAAGAAAGCAAAAAGGCAATAGCCAATTTCATAGGAGGTAAAGTGGACCGCTTTGCCTCTTTTTTCATCAATTTTATTCGCAATATTCCCAATTTTCCTGATATGGAGGGCGTTATTTATGGAAAAACGAGACCTGCTTTACGAAGGAAAGGCTAAGAAAATTTATGCAACCGATCAAGAAGAAACCGTATGGATCCAGTATAAGGATTCAGCAACAGCCTTCAATGGAGAAAAAAAGGCCGAAATCAATGGGAAAAGCGTTTTGAACAACGAGATTTCCAGTTTTATTTTTGCCAAACTGAAGGAAAAAGGGATCGACAGTCATTTCATTGAGAAGCTTTCCGATACGGAACAGCTCGTAAAGCGCGTTTCGATCATTCCATTGGAAGTAGTGGTCCGGAACGTACTTGCAGGAAGCCTTTCAAAGAGGCTTGGATTGCCGGAAGGGATTGTGTTTGAAAAGCCGATCGTCGAATTCTACTACAAGGATGACGCGCTTGGAGATCCATTGATCAACGAAGACCACATCCAAATTTTAAAAGCTGCGAGTTTAGAAGAAATCGAGTTTTTGAAAAAGACAGCTTTGGAGATTAATGTTTTTCTTCAAGAATTATTCTTGTCCTGCGGTGTGAAGCTGATCGATTTTAAATTGGAATTCGGAAAGGACCAAGATGGAGAAATCCTCCTGGCTGACGAAATTTCCCCTGATACGTGCAGGCTTTGGGATTTGGAAACGAATGAAAAGATGGATAAAGATGTGTTCCGCCGCGACTTGGGGAACTTGACAGATGCCTACCAAACTATTTTGAACCGATTGAGAGGAGAATCAGCCCATGTATAAAGTAAAAGTCTACGTAACATTAAGAGAGAGTGTATTAGATCCGCAGGGAAACGCAGTAAAGCAGTCGCTTCACAGCATGTCTTATAAAGAAGTAAGCGATGTCCGCATCGGTAAATACATGGAACTGACTATCGAGAAATCGGAAAAAGATGTGGAAGCACAGGTGAAGGAAATGTGCAGCCGCCTGTTGGCCAATACGGTCATCGAGGACTTCCGCTATGAGATAGAGGAGTGTGTGGCACAATGAAGTTCGCCGTGATCGTTTTCCCAGGATCGAATTGCGATATCGACATGTACCATGCGATAAAAGATGAGTTGGGTGAAGAGGTTGAATATGTCTGGCATGACGCAGACAGCCTCGAAGGCTTTGACGGGATCCTCCTTCCGGGGGGCTTCTCATACGGAGACTATCTTCGCTCCGGCGCCATTGCCCGATTCTCCAATGTGATGAAGGAAATCAAGAAAGCGGCAGAGGCAGGAAAGCCGATCTTAGGCGTCTGCAATGGGTTTCAGATCCTGCTTGAATCAGGGCTCCTTCCAGGTGCGATGCGTAGAAACGAAAGCCTTCAGTTCATTTGCCGCCCTGTTCAGCTGAAAGTGGAAGCACCTCATACGATGTTCACTTCTGCTTATGAAGTTGGGGAAACAATCACGATCCCGGTTGCACACGGGGAAGGAAACTACTATTGCGACGAACAGACGCTTGCAGAGTTGAAAGAAAACAACCGCATTGTTTTCACTTACGCAGGAAGCAACCCGAATGGAAGCATCGCTGATATCGCCGGAATCATGAATGAAAAAGGAAACGTATTGGGAATGATGCCCCACCCTGAAAGAGCAGTCGATTCAATGCTTGGGAGTTCAGACGGATTAAAATTATTTAAATCAATAGTCCATCACTGGAGGGAATCAAATGTCATTAATGCTTGAGCCAAGTCCAATTCAAATAAAGGAACAGAAAATCTATAAAGAAATGGGATTGTCTGAAGAAGAATTTTTAATGGTAGAAAAGATCCTGGGAAGGACGCCGAATTATACCGAAACAGGGTTATTTTCGGTCATGTGGTCTGAACACTGCAGCTATAAAAACTCTAAGCCGGTCCTGAAAAAGTTCCCTGTCACAGGGGATAAGGTGCTTCAAGGTCCCGGAGAAGGAGCGGGTATCGTTGACATCGGAGACAGCCAGGCAGTTGTTTTCAAAATTGAAAGCCATAACCATCCATCTGCCATCGAACCTTACCAAGGCGCGGCGACGGGTGTCGGAGGCATCATACGGGATGTATTCTCGATGGGGGCAAGACCTGTTGCACTCCTCAACTCTCTACGCTTTGGAGAATTGGATTCTGATCGCGTTAAGTATTTATTTAAAGAAGTCGTAGCAGGCATTGCCGGATATGGAAACTGCATCGGTATCCCGACTGTCGGAGGGGAGATTCAATTTGACCCGACATACGAGGGAAATCCATTGGTGAATGCTATGTGTGTTGGCATCATCGATCATCAAGACATTCAAAAAGGGCAGGCAAAAGGAATCGGAAATACAGTCATGTACATCGGGGCGAAAACAGGCCGCGACGGCATCCATGGAGCAACTTTCGCATCAGAGGAATTAAGCGAAAAATCCGAAGAGAAGCGCCCGGCTGTCCAAGTCGGAGATCCTTTTATGGAAAAGCTGTTATTGGAAGCCTGCTTGGAACTTGTTAAATGTGATGCCCTTGTCGGAATTCAGGATATGGGTGCAGCCGGGTTGACGAGTTCATCCGCTGAAATGGCAAGCAAAGCGGGATCTGGAATTGAAATGAATCTCGATTTAGTCCCGCAGCGAGAGACAGGGATGACCGCTTATGAAATGATGCTGTCAGAATCCCAGGAACGGATGCTTGTCGTCGTGGAAAAGGGCCGTGAAGATGAAATCCGCGAAATCGTGGCCAAATACGATCTAGAAGCAGTAGCGATCGGAAAAGTGACGGAAGATAAGATGCTCCGCCTCATTCACAAGGGAGAGATTGTGGCAGACGTTCCTGCAGATGCATTGGCAGAAGAGGCGCCGGTATATAATAAGCCATCGATCGTGCCGCAATATTACCGTGATTTTCAAAACATGGAGAACGAGGTTCCAAGTGTAGAAGATTACGAGGAAACACTGAAGGACCTATTGAAACAGCCAACGATTGCGAGCAAGGAATGGGTCTACGGGCAATATGACTACCAGGTCCGTACAAGTACCGTGGTCGCTCCGGGGTCGGATGCAGCGGTAGTAAGGATCCGCGGGACGCGCAAAGCATTGGCGATGACGACAGACTGCAACTCAAGATATCTCTATTTGGATCCTGAAATGGGAGGAAAGATTGCTGTCGCAGAAGCTGCAAGGAACATTGTCTGCTCCGGTGGTGAGCCGTTGGCGATCACAGATTGCTTGAACTTCGGAAACCCGGAGAAGCCGGAAATTTTCTGGCAGCTTGAAAAAGCAGTCGACGGAATGAGCGATGCCTGCCGTCTTCTGCAAACACCAGTCATCAGTGGAAACGTCTCTTTATATAACGAGACGAATGGAACAGCGGTCTACCCGACGCCGGTTGTCGGCATGGTAGGGCTTGTAGAGGATTTAGACCATATCACTACGCAGCATTTCAAAAATGCAGGCGATGCGATTTATGTCATTGGCCAAACCGGTGATGATTTCGGTGGAAGTGAACTTCAGAAAATGGTGAAGGGCAAAATTTATGGAAAAGCACCGGCGATTGACTTGAAAGTTGAGCAAACAAGGCAGAATCAATTGTTGGAAGCCATCCGTTCAGGAGTCATCCAGTCTGCGCATGATGTAGCGGAAGGCGGCGTGGCGGTGGCC carries:
- the purQ gene encoding phosphoribosylformylglycinamidine synthase subunit PurQ — its product is MKFAVIVFPGSNCDIDMYHAIKDELGEEVEYVWHDADSLEGFDGILLPGGFSYGDYLRSGAIARFSNVMKEIKKAAEAGKPILGVCNGFQILLESGLLPGAMRRNESLQFICRPVQLKVEAPHTMFTSAYEVGETITIPVAHGEGNYYCDEQTLAELKENNRIVFTYAGSNPNGSIADIAGIMNEKGNVLGMMPHPERAVDSMLGSSDGLKLFKSIVHHWRESNVINA
- a CDS encoding NETI motif-containing protein encodes the protein MSNSKKVFEVQETETIGDCLDRMKKEGYMPVRRMEKPVFKEVKENGQVNYVPAGQKIVFEGKLLV
- the purE gene encoding 5-(carboxyamino)imidazole ribonucleotide mutase, with translation MKPLVGVIMGSVSDWETMKHACDVLEELNIPFEKKVVSAHRTPDLMFEYAEEARSRGLKVIIAGAGGAAHLPGMVAAKTTLPVIGVPVQSKALNGLDSLLSIVQMPGGVPVAATAIGKAGAVNAGLLAGQILSIEDEGIADRLEQRRQETRRQVMESGDQLG
- the purC gene encoding phosphoribosylaminoimidazolesuccinocarboxamide synthase — protein: MEKRDLLYEGKAKKIYATDQEETVWIQYKDSATAFNGEKKAEINGKSVLNNEISSFIFAKLKEKGIDSHFIEKLSDTEQLVKRVSIIPLEVVVRNVLAGSLSKRLGLPEGIVFEKPIVEFYYKDDALGDPLINEDHIQILKAASLEEIEFLKKTALEINVFLQELFLSCGVKLIDFKLEFGKDQDGEILLADEISPDTCRLWDLETNEKMDKDVFRRDLGNLTDAYQTILNRLRGESAHV
- the purL gene encoding phosphoribosylformylglycinamidine synthase subunit PurL gives rise to the protein MSLMLEPSPIQIKEQKIYKEMGLSEEEFLMVEKILGRTPNYTETGLFSVMWSEHCSYKNSKPVLKKFPVTGDKVLQGPGEGAGIVDIGDSQAVVFKIESHNHPSAIEPYQGAATGVGGIIRDVFSMGARPVALLNSLRFGELDSDRVKYLFKEVVAGIAGYGNCIGIPTVGGEIQFDPTYEGNPLVNAMCVGIIDHQDIQKGQAKGIGNTVMYIGAKTGRDGIHGATFASEELSEKSEEKRPAVQVGDPFMEKLLLEACLELVKCDALVGIQDMGAAGLTSSSAEMASKAGSGIEMNLDLVPQRETGMTAYEMMLSESQERMLVVVEKGREDEIREIVAKYDLEAVAIGKVTEDKMLRLIHKGEIVADVPADALAEEAPVYNKPSIVPQYYRDFQNMENEVPSVEDYEETLKDLLKQPTIASKEWVYGQYDYQVRTSTVVAPGSDAAVVRIRGTRKALAMTTDCNSRYLYLDPEMGGKIAVAEAARNIVCSGGEPLAITDCLNFGNPEKPEIFWQLEKAVDGMSDACRLLQTPVISGNVSLYNETNGTAVYPTPVVGMVGLVEDLDHITTQHFKNAGDAIYVIGQTGDDFGGSELQKMVKGKIYGKAPAIDLKVEQTRQNQLLEAIRSGVIQSAHDVAEGGVAVAVSESLFGTSGLGADVQLSGMAVSALFSETQSRFIVSVKQENKSRFEEIVQDAIQIGAVTDTEKLVIQSAQGESLVDCEVGELENAWRGAISCLLN
- the purB gene encoding adenylosuccinate lyase — encoded protein: MIERYTRPEMGAIWTEENRFNAWLEVEILACEAWAELGDIPKEDVKKIRENASFNVDRIKEIEEETRHDVVAFTRAVSETLGEERKWVHYGLTSTDVVDTALSYLVKQANNILLNDLERFVEILKNKAIEHKHTVMMGRTHGVHAEPTTFGLKLALWYEEMKRNLERFKQAAEGIEFGKISGAVGTYANIKPFVEQYVCEKLGLKPAPVSTQTLQRDRHAHYMSTLALIATSIEKFAVEIRGLQKSETREVEEFFAKGQKGSSAMPHKRNPIGSENMTGLARVIRGYMMTAYENVPLWHERDISHSSAERIILPDATIALNYMLNRFGNIVKNLTVFPENMKRNMDRTLGLIYSQRVLLALIDKGMAREEAYDTVQPKAMEAWEQQVPFRQLIEADEVITSKLSPAEIEDCFDYNYHLKHVDTIFDRIGL
- the purS gene encoding phosphoribosylformylglycinamidine synthase subunit PurS; amino-acid sequence: MYKVKVYVTLRESVLDPQGNAVKQSLHSMSYKEVSDVRIGKYMELTIEKSEKDVEAQVKEMCSRLLANTVIEDFRYEIEECVAQ
- the purK gene encoding 5-(carboxyamino)imidazole ribonucleotide synthase; translated protein: MDKRVIMPGSTIGIIGGGQLGRMMALAAKEAGFRIAVLDPADDCPAAQSADHHLKADYDDEIALRTLGRCCDVVTYEFENIDYEALKDLSKNAYVPQGAELIKITQDRILEKAALVESGVEVAPYAVVRSPEELFEAVRKIGFPSVLKTSRGGYDGKGQYVLKGVDDINEASALLDHGPCVLESWVPFEKEVSVIAVRNPSGETAFFPIGENIHKQNILHQTIVPARVDSLIEQKAISTATKVVEYLELVGTLAIEMFVTQEGEVLVNELAPRPHNSGHYSIEACSISQFGQHIRAVCNWPLSNPKLLKPSVMVNLLGKHLDKVNEEFLKQPEWSIHLYGKGEPKPLRKMGHVTILTESLEESLAQLNQNPVWTEAAE
- a CDS encoding DUF2179 domain-containing protein; amino-acid sequence: MLDNSFVMVAIILIINIVYVSFFTIRMILTLKGYRYIAAFVSMIEVVIYVVGLGLVLDNLNQIQNLIAYAVGYGIGVIVGMKIEEKLALGYITVNVITKEYDKDLPKTLREKGYGVTNWAANGLEGERMALQILTPRRHELQLYHTIKDLDPKAFIIAYEPKTIYGGFWVKAVKRGKLQT
- a CDS encoding class I SAM-dependent methyltransferase; protein product: MNTIISYYNQFDEWGRLDREPIEFQVNWHFIKKYLPTSGEVLDNGAGPGKYSIKLAQDGYQMTLSDLTPSLVDKAKQKAEEFQLLNNFSGFHSLDARWLEPLKSETFDASLMLGPMYHLQEESDRKAAISELHRVTKKNGLVFVAFMPRIKHIFNSLMRPDVWPPNNEMDVINHFAETGVFNHQDEGRFTGAYYFNIDEIEPFMEENGFETLELIGSNIASILTQDELNYWKEKGEYDKLIQLLIEQAGNPYTLGVSSHLLYIGRKK